CCAATCGATTTTAGTATCGGCGTCCTTCCTGATAAATTGCTGGAAGGACTACAAAAAGGGGAGCTAAGTGTTGACGGTTTTGCAGATGCACATGAGACCATTCCTTCAGAACTTCTGTATTTGATGTTTAGGATGCTTTCCCCAGGTGATGGAAGTACTAAAGTTAATCTGTTCACCCGTGCACATGATGAGAAATATGTAGAAAAGTGGCGCCGAATGGATAAGTGGACGAAGGACACATCTTCGTTTGCCGGTGCTGCATTCAAACAAATGTTTAATGATCTCTATAAAAACAACAAACTCTTAAAGGGAGAATTGGTGATTGGCGGTAGGAAGGTGGATTTAAAGAATATAAACTGCCCGCTCTTTGTCTTCTCTTGCTCACGTGACACGCTTATATTAGAGAAGCAAAGTCTACCGGTGATGGATCTTGTTTCAAGTGAGGATAAAACGTATGAGGTTTTTGAAGGTGGACATGTTTCACTGGTCTTGACCGGAGTGTTCGCTGAAATTTGGGATAAGTGGCTTTCAGCTCGATCACAGGATATTCAGGAGGTACTAAGTTAAAATTATTATCTTTTAAAAATGATTATAAGTTTTTGAAGGGGATTTAATTATTAATGAAAGCTTTATATAGAATAGAAGAGTCATCAGGAGACAGTGTAAAGTATGCACAGCAGCATTTGGCTAATGAAAGAACCTATCTAGCATGGATTAGGACGGCGATATCCATTACGGGAGTAGGCTTTTTAACGACTTCATTGCATTTTACTAGTGAAATTAGCTCTAATCCATTTATTAATACCTTAGTAATCATTCTCGGTATTTTTGCTTGTGTTATTTGTTTTATTATTTGCGTATTTTCTACTTTTCAATATACAAAGAAGAGAAGGGAAATCCAAGAGGGTATCTTCATTCCTTCTAACCATTCTATTATTTTTGTTTCAATTTTATTTTCTTTGTTAGTTTTTATAATTTTTATGTACCTCTCTTTCTTATTATTGATGAAATCTTAATAGATATAAAATGAACAAAGCCATGAATATAAATATGAACTAAAGAAAGCAACTTAAATACTTATTTACAAACACACGGCAACCCCTAGGAACAAAAAGGGGTTGCCGTGTGTTTTTCAGGTTCTATGGAAGGACGACTGGTAATTATCAACATTTAAAGATTCTTCCTATTTTTCAAAGCTTTACGATAAAATCCTCTATCTACCATGGTATTCCTGTAATACACCAGGAAAATGACTAATTGCGAAATATGTTGGAAAAAATCCAACTGTTTAATGTATTGGGTGGTAAGTATACTAGAAAGATATAAATGATTAATGAAAGGATGAATGAACAGATAATGAGTAATAGATTGATTATTGGAATGGACGGCGGAGGAACGAAAACGAGAGTCATGGTCAAAGAACGACAAGACGGAGAAATACTATTTGACCAAAATTTTGGGATGTCAAATTATAATAACATCGGCGTAGAAGGTCTTAGACCAGTATTTTGCGAAATTTATGAAGCTTTATTCACTTGTTTTCAAGAGCGACTGCAAGATGCGATTCTCGTACTAGGTTCTGCAGGTGTCGATAGACCGAAGGATGTTGAAATCTATCTAACTGCATTAAAAGAAAGCGGATTCTCTTGCCAATTAGAAGTGGTGAATGATGCAGAAATTGCCCTAGTTGGTGGCAATGGAGATCGAAAAGATGCTTTGATGATTGCTGGAACAGGTTCCATTGTTATCGGAATTGACTCTAAAGGGAAAATCGTTCGCTCTGGTGGATGGGGCGGATTGATAAGTGATGAAGGAAGCGGTTTCCAAATTGGTCGACATGCGATTGCAGCTGTTATGCAAGAGTACGACAAAGTTATTGCACCTACATCCTTTACAGAAAAGTTGCTGGCTCATTTTCAGTTAACTTCCCCAGAAGAATTTATTGATTTATTATATTTGGAAGATACGCTGCCCGTTGACAAGGTAGCTTCTTGTACGCCAATTATTCTAGAAGCATGGGAAAATGGAGACGAAGCTGCTCGTACGATTGTTGAAGCAGAACTAGAGAAGTTAGTTCGTTTAGTCGTTGGAATCAGTCGACAAATGGGGTCAGAAAAATTCCGTCTCTCTGTTGCAGGCAGTTTGTTAACGAAATCAACAGATTATTTCAGTACGTTAAAAGAGAAGTTACGTGTGGTTTTACCACAAGTAGAAATTTCTACACCACTTTATGACCCAGTATTCGGTGCCATCCTTATTGGTGCGAGGGTACAAGTAAATACAAATTTTGAATAGAAAGGAATGTGACCTAAAATGCGTGAAATAGGAATTAGTGTCTATCCAAACTTTTATCCATTAGATCAAATCAAAGATTATTTGGAAAAGGCCCATTCGTTCGGTTTTAAAAAAGTATTTGTTTCACTGATTTTAACTAATCATGGTTTTGAAGGTGCTCAGGTTGTAAATGCGAACACTTGGAATGACATACTGAGTTACTGTAAAGAACTTGGTATGACTGTATCAGCTGATATGAATGATGAAGTTTTCAACGAGTTGGGTTGTGCATTGAACGATCTTACAGCGTTACAAAAGATGGGCATCACAAAACTCCGTATTGATGGAGGTTTTACGAGCGAAGAAATTGCACTTCTTTCAAAAAATACGCAGGGGATACAAATAGAAGTAAATGCCTCGATGTCTTCCTCTGATAATCAAAATGGAAATGCTTTACGCGAATGTCTTGAATTTTTAGAAACAATAGAAAAAGAAGGAAATATTGGTCAATTAACTGCCTGTCACAATTTTTTCCCGCTGCCAGATACAGCATTGTCTCTTGAGGACATTCGTCCAATTAACGACTTGTTTGCTTCATTTGGTGTGCCGGTCGGAGGGTTTGTTGCATCGCAGCTTTCGCCTAAAGATTTGCACCACTTAGGTCATGGGGTTTGTACGATTGAAAAACATCGCTTTTTGCCTTGTCATATTGCAATGTTAGAGTTATTCGCAAATGGTTTTGATGATGTGCTAATTGGTGACTCGTCTGCGGATCTTTCAGAGCTAGCAGAAATGGAAAGATGTTACAAACAGGATTATATAGAGATTCCAGTTGTATTCAATCCGTTTGTTCCTCAAAATACGAAACTGAAAATTCAAGAGTCCATTCTGATTTCAAGAGTTGATCAGCCTGCCAATCTCATTCGGGCGACTGATACGAGAGGAATGGAAGTGCCCCCTTGCTACTGTGCACCAAGAGAAAAGTATACAATCTCAGTTTTAAATTATAGAAGTGCGCAATATGAAGGGGAATTACAAATCTCATTGAAAGATTTAGGACAATCGGTTGAGCACAATGTGATTGGATTTGTTCATCCTTTTGCAAAAGATTTATTGCCTTATCTTTTAGCAGGCAGAAATAAATTCCGATTAGTAGAATATAAGTAAAATTTATATAGTAGATAAATGATACTAGACTGTAATTCAATGTGGTTAAAACTAGATTATAAAACATGAATGAAACCGGAGGTGATGGAATGGTGAAAAGCGCCATTATTCTTGCGGCAGGCAAAGGCAGTAAAATGTTTCCTTTCAATGCGGTTCGCTCCAAAACGACAATAAAAATCGCAGGGAAGTCATTAATCCGCTATAACATTGAATCCATTGTGGCAATGGGAATAAAAGAAATTATTGTTGTTATTAATGAAGAACATCAAAGAGAAATAGAAAATCTATTATCAGATATAGAAAACGTTAAATTTGTAAGTGATCAATCCAATTTAGGAAGCGCAGAAAGTCTGGTAAAAGGAGCTGAGAAGCTCTCTGATACGAAGGACTTTATCGTTCTCTATGGGGATACCATCGTTGAACAAAAGGATTTAGAGAACTTAGTGAATTCTATAAAACCGGCTGTGTTGTTGAAAAATTTGGAGGAATCCTCAAGAAACTGGATTGGTGCGAGTATCGAGAATGGCTTCGTTCAGTCGATCGGTGCCCACTATCGTGGGAACAGCATTACCCATCAATTTGCAGGGTTTCACTTTGACGATACACTTCTAGATTACGTGAAAAGAACTCCCGATTATTTTCCAGACGTAAAAGTAGGTGTAGGTGTTCCAAAAGAGAGATATATTGAAGCTGGACTTCTGAAATCGCTTGATAAAGTAAAATTGAAAGCAATCGAATGTAGTGGATATTTCTTTGATATTGACAAGCCCTGGCATATGTTAGAAGCGAACCGATATATGGTGGATCATTTTTGTCATGCACTGCAAGAGAACCAACTAGCAGAAGGGGCGACGATTTCAGCAAATGCAACCATTCATGGCCATGTAAAACTGGGCAAGAACTCCTCAATTGGTGATCGAGTTGTCATTCACGGTAACCTGATTGTTGGTGACAACACCATCATTGATAATGGAGCCATTTTTAATGGCAATGCTGTGATTGGTGATCATACAAAAATTAGTAATTACTGCATCATTTACGATGGAGTATCGATAGGTTCGAATTGTATATTCGACCATTGTGCAGAGTTCCTTGGCGGAATGGTGATGGATAAGGTATATCTTTACCACTATGGCGAGTTTTATGGTGCTATTGGCAGTCATACGGATATCGGAGCAGCAACCGTTTGCGGAACATTACGCTTTGATGACGGAGAAACGGAGCACGTTGTAAATGGACGAAAAGAAGTACCGTTACATTTTTCAAATGCAGCTTATCTTGGCGACTATTGCAGAACGGGCGTAAATACGATTATTATGCCTGGTTGTAAAATAGGTGCTTATAGTGTTCTCGGAGCTGGTGCAATCATCGATAAAGATATTGAAAAAAATAGTCTTGTTTTCGTGAAACAAGATCTAATTATAAAAAAATGGAGCGAAAATAAGTACGGGTGGTAACAAATCAATAAAAGGGGAATAGCCATCATGGATAATTATTATCAATATGTGACTGCAAATCTCGAAAAACTGTATACGACACAGATTGAAAAAATGGAGGAAGCAGCCACGTGCATTTTTGAATCCCTTCAAAATGGAGGTCGCTTCCTAGTTACAGGTTCAGGTCACTCCCATATGTTTGCAGAAGAATTTTACGTAAGAGCGGGTGGATTTGCACAAGTCTCGCCTATTTTACCGAATGAGTTTTTTTTACATGATCATCCTTTAAAGAGTACTATGATTGAACGCATAGAAGCCTATGCAAAAGTTATCTTTGATTTATATAAAATCAACTCAAAGGATGTACTTGTCATTGCTTCCAATTCAGGAAGAAATGGAATGACGGTTGAACTTGCAAAAATGGCACAGGAATGTGGTACAAAGGTCATTGCTTTTACAAATCCGAATCATCCTGCAGGCTCAAAATCAAGACACAGCAGCGGAAAATATCTTTGTGACTTTAGTGATGTCGTTATTGATAGTTGTACTGGACCTGGGGATGCTTACTTTTTTGTAGAAGAAGCAAAAACAGGTATGGGGGCAACTTCTACTATGGCGGGAGCTTTTGTTGCTCAAACCATTTCTATTTTGTTAGCAAAAAAATACCACCAAGCTGGACTGAAACCGCCGGTGTTTAAGAGTTCTAATGTTGATGGCGGAGATGAATGGAATAAAGAACTTTTTGCGAAGTATTACGGTGTTTAAATTAGCCCTAATAAGCAACTGGTAAAGTGAATAGGAGCTTAATGAGAAAAGCGTTCCCAAGCTCTGGGAACGTTTATTTGGTTTATAAGAAATTTTCCATGTTCTGGACATGTAGGAAAATTTAAGGGATATATAAGCTTTACTTAACTTGTATGAAGTAATACTTAATTTTTAAACGTGTAATCCTATGATAAGATTCATTCAGGTTTGATTCATATTGCGAAATATGTTGGAAAAAATCAAACTGTTAAATGGATTTGGCGGGAAGTAAACTTAAATCAACTAGAATAACATCTAGGGCGATGAGGTAATGTATGCGAAGAGATCTAATTTTGCAATATTTGTATCAAAAAGGAAAATCACTTACATCACATGAAATTGAATCAGAATTTGCCATTTCAAATCGGACATTACGAAATGAATTAAAAGAATTAAACGTTATTGGTGAAAAATCTGGATTTGTTATTCAGAAAAAACGTGGTGTAGGATATTTACTTCATGTAGTAAATCAAGAAATGGTTCAATCGTATTTGGAAGAAATTAAGGGTGCTTTAGCCCCGGATTTACCTCGTGTTCGAGTAAGCAATATCATAATGCTCCTGCTCCAAACGACTGAGTTTCAAACTATTGATATGTTCGCTGATAGCCTAATGATCAGCAGATCGACAGTTCTTAGCGACATGGTTGAAGTTGAAAGGCAAGTTAGGATTTTTGATTTAAAAGTAGAAGCGAAATCACGTTACGGTGTTCGTTTACTAGGTGACGAAACAAATTTTAGAAGGGCGTTTTCCTATTTCTTGAGTCAAAAGGAAACAGGATTGTTAAAAAAATCTAATTATCTAAATTTCGAGAAAGCGTTTCCGTTTGAAGAGATTAGAACTGTTTTGAGTGAAGAGGTACAAATCAATCGTTTGAAATTAAGTTATTTTGCCCTTGAGAACATATTAATGCATATTCAAATACTCTCGTTTCGAGTAACTCAACACAATTTTATATTGCCTAATCAAGAAAAGAAGTTAGATGTTTCCCTGATTAAGCCATCTTATATGAATATAGCCAAGAGAATTTGTGAAGTACTTTCTGAACTATATCATGTTGTACTACCAGAGAGTGAAATGATCTATCTTGCTGCACATATAAGTGGTAAATCTAGTGTCGATGATATTGAGGAACAAGAAAAGAATGATTTGGAACAAAAACTAAAGCATTGTTTTGAAAGATTAGATCAAACATTCTTGACACAGTTTACAGGTGATCAACAACTTTTGGATATGCTTTTGATGCATATGTATCCTTTGTTAAGAAGAATATATTTCAACTTAAAGCTTACAAATCCATTGATTGATGACGTATACAGTAGATATTCCGACGTCTTTATGATTGCTTTAAAATTTTCTGAAATGATAAAGGAAATATGGGGATTTGAACTTTCTAGTGATGAAATGGGATACATTACCATGCATTTTGCAGCTCATATGGAAAGAGAGAAGCAAAAACAATTAAGTTCCTATAAGAAAATTCTACTATCGTACGGATCAGGAGCAGGATCGGCTGATTTACTTAAAATGAAACTTGAAACACTTTTCCAAGGTGCAACCATTAACGTCGTTCTATACAGTGAACTTCAATCGGTTCATCAAGAAGAATATGATTTATTAGTTTCATCTCATCCAATTCGTTTTGACAATATTTCAATTCCATATATTCAAGTAGCACCAATATTAACTGAGACGGATATCCAGAGAATTCGTCGTACGCTGACTAGGTATCCAGCGAGTAGCGTTAAGGCAAATGCACCAACTCTCTTATCTCTGTTTCATTCAGATATGTTTTATATAGAAGATACTAGAGAGGCTTTTGACTACAAAGCGTACATTAAAGAAAAAGCGAAAAGAGTTGTTGAATTGGGTTTTGCAACACCTGACTTTCCTGATTTGGTTGTCGAACGGGAAGAAAAAATATCGACGATTCTCCAAAATGGGATAGCAGTGCCACATGCATTAAAAATGGTTGCTATTCAAGATTCGATAAGTGTTGTGATATTTAAGAATCCAACAACTTATGATGGAAAGGTAGTACAAATACTTTTTTTAATTAATCTACGTGCGGGAGACTTGTTTTTACACAAGGAGTTAAGTCGATTAGTTTTACATTTAATGGAGCATCCCGAAGCGAAACAGAGAATTCTGAAGTCAAGTAACTTCAATGATTTTCAATACGAGGTTTCTAAAATATTATTCTGCTAGACTAACAGATTTAGCCAATTATATGAAAGGGGGTGATCGTAGAAGGGGAATGAAGGGTTTAGAATGTATGGTTAAATCTCTGAGTTAGAAAATGGATTCGAATATATTATATAGGAGGAACATAATGAAAAGAAGTAAATTGCGTTTTGGTAAACCTGTTACGGCCGCTGTTTTAGCAGCTTCAATGGTTGCAGGTAATTTTAGTGGTTTAGTTGTTAAAGCTGCTCCTGCTCCTACTATTTCAACTCAATCTTTTATTGTAGCTCCTGTTTCAACTGGCACAAGTATTTATATGAACACTACACATATCACTCATGCAAAACCTACTGGTTTAGATACAACAAAGCCAGTAAAATGGACAACTTCTGATCCATATGTTGCATATGTTGATATGGTTGGCAACGAAAAAGGCGATTTCAGCGGAAAGATTTTAGGCGTATCTGGTGGTACGGCAAAAATCACTGGTACTGGAGTGGATACAACTGGTGCTGCTAAAACTGTAGAGATTACTGTTACTGTAGTAGAAGCACAAGCTACTACTAATCTTGAAAAATTAGTTTACTATTATAATGCTGGGGATGATAGGATACCAGCTGCCCTTTCAACATCGACTTGGAAAACAACTAATATTCCTTCTGCTCCAGCAGGAAAGAAATTCCCATCTAAGAGCTATGTAGGATATGTTGAAGGAGAAGACGGTGTAAAATGGTTAATTTCAAAAGACACTTTAATCAAGTCAAATGATAAAATCATCCTGGGTGATGAGAGAGCGCATGGAGTAATTTCTGGTATCGTATCTGATGCAATTACACTCTACGATCCTAACTTATCTTCGGCTGATCAAATTCAATATTTACAAGGTGGAAGATATATTCCACAAACTGGTGAATCTTCAGGTTCTGGTACTAATAATGCTGGTAATACTGCAACATTTAACGCAAAAGAAGTGATTACCAACATCATGCCTGATGGTAATAATGGACTTTGGATTCTTGGCGAAAAAGGAAACGCAACTCACATTGTGAGAAAGCAAATGTCCTTACAAAGTAAAGCATTACTTCAAACAGAAATTTCTAGAAACTATACAGACAGATTCGGATTCCAATCTGGTAATATGAGATTCAATTCTCAAGAGGATATGATTAAAGCGCTTATGACTGCTGATAAAGATGCAGGCAGAGGAAACTATGATACAGACAATGATGGTCTATGGACTACAATGTATGCTTCTGGTGAAATCTGGAGATACAACTACATGAAAAATACATTTGGTCCAAATGATGAAAGAACAAAAGATGCAAAAGCATCTGCAATTCGTGCAGTTGAATCAATCGTAACGCTTGGTTATGTATCTGGTACGCAATTAAAAGTTACTTCTCAATACAATGTAAACGACTATGTGTATGTTGTTAACTCTTATGGTGGAAACGTAAAAACTAGCGCTGAAGCAAAAGCATGGCTTGCTGCTAACGAAGGAAAGCCAGTATTCGTTGATGAAAAGGGTAAATATACATTGACTGACACTGGAAATCCTGCTTCAGCTGGTTTCTTTGCTCGATCGTACAAAGTAGACACAAGTAACAATGGCGCAACACTTGCAGAAGCTAAAACAT
This Neobacillus sp. YX16 DNA region includes the following protein-coding sequences:
- a CDS encoding alpha/beta fold hydrolase; translated protein: MKRAVIIMKALGTDLFPILGIEKETKRWNQLYKIMTEPKPEILPTPRQAVWKKNKATLWYHPAKEKRHAIPVFLVYSLLNKVYILDIGEGSSVVGGLTERGYDVYLLDWGSPGLEDSDITLDHYIIDYLENALKRALRHSGAKEISLAGYCLGGTIAAILASITDLPIKNLSLAAVPIDFSIGVLPDKLLEGLQKGELSVDGFADAHETIPSELLYLMFRMLSPGDGSTKVNLFTRAHDEKYVEKWRRMDKWTKDTSSFAGAAFKQMFNDLYKNNKLLKGELVIGGRKVDLKNINCPLFVFSCSRDTLILEKQSLPVMDLVSSEDKTYEVFEGGHVSLVLTGVFAEIWDKWLSARSQDIQEVLS
- a CDS encoding sugar phosphate nucleotidyltransferase; amino-acid sequence: MNETGGDGMVKSAIILAAGKGSKMFPFNAVRSKTTIKIAGKSLIRYNIESIVAMGIKEIIVVINEEHQREIENLLSDIENVKFVSDQSNLGSAESLVKGAEKLSDTKDFIVLYGDTIVEQKDLENLVNSIKPAVLLKNLEESSRNWIGASIENGFVQSIGAHYRGNSITHQFAGFHFDDTLLDYVKRTPDYFPDVKVGVGVPKERYIEAGLLKSLDKVKLKAIECSGYFFDIDKPWHMLEANRYMVDHFCHALQENQLAEGATISANATIHGHVKLGKNSSIGDRVVIHGNLIVGDNTIIDNGAIFNGNAVIGDHTKISNYCIIYDGVSIGSNCIFDHCAEFLGGMVMDKVYLYHYGEFYGAIGSHTDIGAATVCGTLRFDDGETEHVVNGRKEVPLHFSNAAYLGDYCRTGVNTIIMPGCKIGAYSVLGAGAIIDKDIEKNSLVFVKQDLIIKKWSENKYGW
- a CDS encoding MupG family TIM beta-alpha barrel fold protein, whose translation is MREIGISVYPNFYPLDQIKDYLEKAHSFGFKKVFVSLILTNHGFEGAQVVNANTWNDILSYCKELGMTVSADMNDEVFNELGCALNDLTALQKMGITKLRIDGGFTSEEIALLSKNTQGIQIEVNASMSSSDNQNGNALRECLEFLETIEKEGNIGQLTACHNFFPLPDTALSLEDIRPINDLFASFGVPVGGFVASQLSPKDLHHLGHGVCTIEKHRFLPCHIAMLELFANGFDDVLIGDSSADLSELAEMERCYKQDYIEIPVVFNPFVPQNTKLKIQESILISRVDQPANLIRATDTRGMEVPPCYCAPREKYTISVLNYRSAQYEGELQISLKDLGQSVEHNVIGFVHPFAKDLLPYLLAGRNKFRLVEYK
- a CDS encoding DUF202 domain-containing protein, translating into MKALYRIEESSGDSVKYAQQHLANERTYLAWIRTAISITGVGFLTTSLHFTSEISSNPFINTLVIILGIFACVICFIICVFSTFQYTKKRREIQEGIFIPSNHSIIFVSILFSLLVFIIFMYLSFLLLMKS
- a CDS encoding SIS domain-containing protein: MDNYYQYVTANLEKLYTTQIEKMEEAATCIFESLQNGGRFLVTGSGHSHMFAEEFYVRAGGFAQVSPILPNEFFLHDHPLKSTMIERIEAYAKVIFDLYKINSKDVLVIASNSGRNGMTVELAKMAQECGTKVIAFTNPNHPAGSKSRHSSGKYLCDFSDVVIDSCTGPGDAYFFVEEAKTGMGATSTMAGAFVAQTISILLAKKYHQAGLKPPVFKSSNVDGGDEWNKELFAKYYGV
- a CDS encoding BadF/BadG/BcrA/BcrD ATPase family protein; the protein is MINERMNEQIMSNRLIIGMDGGGTKTRVMVKERQDGEILFDQNFGMSNYNNIGVEGLRPVFCEIYEALFTCFQERLQDAILVLGSAGVDRPKDVEIYLTALKESGFSCQLEVVNDAEIALVGGNGDRKDALMIAGTGSIVIGIDSKGKIVRSGGWGGLISDEGSGFQIGRHAIAAVMQEYDKVIAPTSFTEKLLAHFQLTSPEEFIDLLYLEDTLPVDKVASCTPIILEAWENGDEAARTIVEAELEKLVRLVVGISRQMGSEKFRLSVAGSLLTKSTDYFSTLKEKLRVVLPQVEISTPLYDPVFGAILIGARVQVNTNFE
- a CDS encoding BglG family transcription antiterminator, producing MRRDLILQYLYQKGKSLTSHEIESEFAISNRTLRNELKELNVIGEKSGFVIQKKRGVGYLLHVVNQEMVQSYLEEIKGALAPDLPRVRVSNIIMLLLQTTEFQTIDMFADSLMISRSTVLSDMVEVERQVRIFDLKVEAKSRYGVRLLGDETNFRRAFSYFLSQKETGLLKKSNYLNFEKAFPFEEIRTVLSEEVQINRLKLSYFALENILMHIQILSFRVTQHNFILPNQEKKLDVSLIKPSYMNIAKRICEVLSELYHVVLPESEMIYLAAHISGKSSVDDIEEQEKNDLEQKLKHCFERLDQTFLTQFTGDQQLLDMLLMHMYPLLRRIYFNLKLTNPLIDDVYSRYSDVFMIALKFSEMIKEIWGFELSSDEMGYITMHFAAHMEREKQKQLSSYKKILLSYGSGAGSADLLKMKLETLFQGATINVVLYSELQSVHQEEYDLLVSSHPIRFDNISIPYIQVAPILTETDIQRIRRTLTRYPASSVKANAPTLLSLFHSDMFYIEDTREAFDYKAYIKEKAKRVVELGFATPDFPDLVVEREEKISTILQNGIAVPHALKMVAIQDSISVVIFKNPTTYDGKVVQILFLINLRAGDLFLHKELSRLVLHLMEHPEAKQRILKSSNFNDFQYEVSKILFC